The window TCGCCACAGCGTGGTTCGTACACAATAATGGACAGGACATAGGTTGCATTTCCAAGACAggcaaacaagaagaagagcatgcTAAGGCCTTCAGTCGTCTTGCGTCTCCAGTTGAGAATAAGCTGTGGCAGTCGAGAAGCAATGTAAAGAACCGCGCAGATATATCCAAACACCTGACCCAAAGTGTTGAACTCGAGAGAGTTATCGCCGCCGTCAGCGGGAGATTTCTTGTCGCCAGAGGCCCTTTCGCCCAAGAACCATCCTGCGACTCCAGCGGCGCATACCATAATTATGACAACTGAATTCCAGACAATGGTTTGGAAGGCAGTCGGCGGTGGCTGCGGAGTGGTCGGTGGCTCGAGAAGATGCGGCACTGCTGGCGAGAAGCCAGACCAATCCGAACCACGCCGGCCATGGTGATCTCGGTGATGGCCATGGTGCTCTACTCTGGCAATAAGGGCAGTGTATTCATCCACAGGGGCAGGAGCGGCCGCCGATGTCGAAGAGTGGCCATTTGTCTTGGGCGGGGATGGAGTCGGCTCGTCGCGCCACGTAAATCCGCGATAGTAAAACAGCTGACAGAGGAGTACGAGATCGGCAATGGTGTAGTAGATGGCTAGGATGATCTAGAGGCAGAAGTGTCAGCTTCATGTCGAGGTCACGCGAGCAGCGGGCAGCATACCATGGTGGGGAGAACTCCCTGCAAAACGGCTCCGAGGATATTGAAGACATCTCCCAGGAGCCAAGCAATGATGAATTGAATCGAAAGAGCGTCGGCGCTGCTGCGTTGGAAGTTTTGTATGATTTGCGGAGAGAAAACGACCACTGGAGAGGAGTTAGCTGTTGCGCCCTCACAACCACCCTGGTATAACGACGACGTCACTGACCCCAACAGGctatggagatggatctggcaaaaagacaaaggtcAGCGACAGCATAGACAATTAGGATGCAGAGAACATACCCGCAAATGCCCGAGATTGCCTCAACATCGAGGTTGAAGGTCTGCGTTGGAGGAGCCATGGTTGCTGGC of the Trichoderma breve strain T069 chromosome 4, whole genome shotgun sequence genome contains:
- a CDS encoding PQ loop repeat domain-containing protein, yielding MAPPTQTFNLDVEAISGICGSISIACWVVVFSPQIIQNFQRSSADALSIQFIIAWLLGDVFNILGAVLQGVLPTMIILAIYYTIADLVLLCQLFYYRGFTWRDEPTPSPPKTNGHSSTSAAAPAPVDEYTALIARVEHHGHHRDHHGRRGSDWSGFSPAVPHLLEPPTTPQPPPTAFQTIVWNSVVIIMVCAAGVAGWFLGERASGDKKSPADGGDNSLEFNTLGQVFGYICAVLYIASRLPQLILNWRRKTTEGLSMLFFLFACLGNATYVLSIIVWLAGSAITLLMDFGVFAQYFMYRTEEESDEEEVRPEDDTSAIDESYDNRPLLDRG